The Phoenix dactylifera cultivar Barhee BC4 chromosome 15, palm_55x_up_171113_PBpolish2nd_filt_p, whole genome shotgun sequence genome contains a region encoding:
- the LOC103707893 gene encoding endoplasmic reticulum-Golgi intermediate compartment protein 3-like isoform X2 produces the protein MLSLDAMDISGEEHLDVRHDIIKTRIDSHGNVIEVRQDGIGAAKIENPLQRHGGRLEHNETYCGSCYGAESSDEDCCNSCEEVREAYRKKGWGLSNPDLIDQCKREGFLQRIKDEEGEGCSIYGFLEVNKVAGNFHFAPGKSFQQSNMHVHDLLPFQKDSFNISHKINRLAFGEYFPGAVNPLDGVQWVQRTPYGMYQYFIKVVPTVYTDISGHTIQSNQFSVTEHFKSDDVGRIQYLPGVFFIYDLSPIKVTFTEGHVSFLHFLTNVCAIVGGIFTVSGILDSFIYHGQKAIKKKMELGKFI, from the exons ATGCTCAGTCTTGATGCCATGGATATCAGTGGAGAAGAGCACCTTGATGTA AGGCATGATATTATTAAGACACGGATAGATTCCCACGGCAATGTTATTGAAGTTAGACAAGATGGGATTGGTGCAGCGAAG ATTGAGAACCCTTTACAAAGACATGGTGGGAGGCTTGAACACAATGAGACTTATTGCGGATCTTGCTATGGTGCAGAATCG TCGGATGAAGATTGCTGCAACTCTTGTGAAGAAGTTCGTGAAGCATATAGAAAAAAGGGTTGGGGTTTGTCAAACCCCGATTTGATTGATCAG TGCAAAAGGGAGGGTTTTCTTCAGAggattaaagatgaagaaggtgAAGGATGCAGCATCTACGGTTTCTTGGAAGTCAATAAGGTGGCTGGAAATTTTCATTTTGCCCCAGGAAAAAGCTTCCAACAGTCAAATATGCATGTGCATGACTTGCTGCCATTCCAAAAGGATAGTTTTAAT ATTAGCCACAAGATTAATAGATTGGCTTTTGGGGAATACTTTCCTGGAGCTGTAAATCCTCTTGATGG AGTGCAATGGGTGCAACGAACACCATATGGAATGTATCAATATTTTATCAAG GTTGTTCCCACTGTCTACACTGACATAAGTGGGCATACTATCCAGTCCAATCAG TTTTCTGTAACGGAGCATTTTAAGAGTGATGATGTTGGTCGAATTCAATATCTTCCTGGGGTGTTTTTCATTTATGACCTTTCACCAATTAAG GTGACCTTCACAGAGGGACACGTATCGTTCTTACACTTCTTGACCAATGTTTGTGCAATAGTTGGAG GTATATTTACTGTTTCTGGAATATTAGATTCATTTATATATCATGGTCAAAAGGCAATCAAGAAAAAGATGGAACTCGGAAAATTCATTTGA